Proteins encoded in a region of the Bacillus methanolicus genome:
- the glsA gene encoding glutaminase A, whose protein sequence is MPCHSSEKLNEVVLEAKKYTRHGKVADYIPALKKANPHDLSAAIYHPDGTCISAGDIQQKFTLQSISKVLTLALALIDCGEKFVFRKVGYEPTGDPFNSIVKLELNNPSKPLNPMINAGALAVTHMIKGQSIEDRLKRILTFIQELAGNSKVAYSQEVAKSEFETSFLNRSLCYFMKQHGIINEDVEELLDLYTKQCAIEMDCLDLARIGIVFAMDGVEPITNKRIIPAEVARICKTFMVTCGMYNASGEFAVRVGIPAKSGVSGGIMGAVPHRFGLGIFGPALDEKGNSIAGLKLLEILSSKYSLSMF, encoded by the coding sequence ATGCCTTGTCATTCGAGTGAAAAGTTAAACGAAGTCGTGTTGGAAGCAAAGAAGTATACAAGACATGGAAAGGTCGCTGATTATATCCCTGCTTTAAAAAAAGCAAACCCTCATGATTTATCTGCAGCCATTTATCATCCTGACGGAACATGTATATCTGCAGGAGATATCCAGCAAAAATTTACACTGCAAAGTATTTCGAAAGTGTTAACTCTTGCTTTGGCACTAATCGATTGCGGGGAAAAATTTGTTTTTAGAAAGGTAGGATACGAACCTACGGGAGATCCTTTTAATTCCATCGTTAAGCTTGAATTAAATAACCCTTCCAAGCCGTTAAATCCGATGATTAATGCAGGGGCATTGGCGGTTACTCATATGATTAAAGGACAATCGATCGAGGACCGATTAAAACGGATTCTTACATTCATTCAGGAATTGGCCGGCAATTCAAAAGTTGCCTATTCACAGGAAGTGGCGAAGTCGGAGTTTGAAACTTCCTTTCTTAACCGTTCTTTATGCTATTTTATGAAGCAGCACGGAATCATCAATGAGGATGTGGAAGAGCTTCTGGACCTTTATACAAAACAATGTGCGATTGAAATGGATTGTTTGGACTTGGCGAGAATAGGCATCGTATTCGCCATGGATGGGGTTGAGCCGATCACAAACAAAAGAATCATACCTGCAGAAGTAGCAAGAATTTGCAAGACTTTTATGGTTACATGCGGTATGTATAACGCTTCAGGGGAGTTTGCCGTTAGGGTTGGAATCCCGGCAAAAAGCGGAGTTTCAGGCGGCATCATGGGAGCGGTTCCCCATCGTTTCGGGCTAGGAATATTTGGACCTGCTCTCGATGAAAAGGGAAACAGTATTGCAGGTCTTAAATTATTGGAGATCTTATCTTCGAAGTATTCGTTGAGTATGTTTTAA
- the bioB gene encoding biotin synthase BioB: protein MGNWKQLALSVLDGHELTDDEALSILNCPDEELLELLQSAYTIRHHYYGNKVKLNMIINTKSGLCPENCGYCSQSSVSTAPIEKYQMLDKESILKGAERAYHLNIGTYCIVASGRGPSNREVEHVASAVKEIKEKFNLKICACLGLLKPEQAKKLKEAGVDRYNHNINTSENHHESITTSHTYQDRVNTVQLIKEAGISPCSGVIVGMRETKQDVIDMARSLRALDADSIPVNFLHAIPGTPLEGVDELNPRYCLKVLCLMRFINPTKEIRISGGREVNLRSLQPLGLYPANSIFVGDYLTTAGQESSADHQMLEDLGFEIDFVKEKVSAV from the coding sequence ATGGGAAATTGGAAACAACTTGCATTAAGCGTTTTAGATGGACACGAATTAACCGATGATGAAGCTTTATCTATATTAAACTGTCCTGATGAAGAACTCCTTGAATTGCTGCAAAGCGCTTATACAATCCGTCATCATTACTATGGCAACAAGGTAAAATTAAATATGATTATTAACACGAAATCCGGCCTTTGCCCGGAAAACTGCGGTTATTGTTCCCAGTCCAGTGTTTCAACAGCGCCAATTGAAAAATATCAAATGCTTGACAAAGAGTCTATTTTAAAAGGTGCTGAGCGAGCCTATCACTTGAATATCGGAACATACTGTATTGTGGCAAGCGGAAGAGGTCCGAGCAATAGAGAGGTCGAGCACGTCGCTTCTGCAGTAAAGGAAATAAAGGAAAAGTTCAATCTAAAAATTTGTGCCTGTCTTGGATTGTTAAAGCCCGAGCAGGCAAAAAAGCTGAAGGAAGCCGGTGTAGACCGCTACAACCATAATATCAACACCTCTGAAAATCACCATGAATCGATCACGACTTCCCATACTTACCAGGACAGAGTCAATACCGTACAACTTATAAAAGAAGCGGGAATTTCCCCTTGCTCCGGAGTCATCGTCGGAATGAGAGAGACAAAGCAGGACGTTATTGATATGGCAAGAAGCCTAAGAGCATTAGATGCCGATTCAATCCCTGTCAACTTTTTGCATGCAATTCCAGGAACGCCTCTTGAAGGTGTTGATGAACTAAATCCTAGATACTGCCTAAAAGTTCTTTGCCTCATGCGTTTCATCAACCCAACAAAGGAAATACGAATTTCGGGAGGAAGAGAAGTGAACCTGCGCAGCCTGCAGCCACTAGGTTTATACCCTGCTAACTCAATATTTGTCGGAGACTACTTAACCACTGCAGGACAAGAAAGCAGTGCTGATCACCAAATGCTTGAGGATTTAGGGTTTGAGATTGATTTCGTGAAAGAAAAAGTTAGTGCGGTTTAG
- a CDS encoding sugar phosphate isomerase/epimerase family protein, whose amino-acid sequence MKLGVFTALYQNLPFEEMLDKLSAMGVEAVELGTGNYPGNSHCNPDELLESPEKLKSFKLALESRGLMISALSCHGNPLHPDKRFAKESHDVWRKTVLLAERLEIPVINGFSGCPGDHPNAKYPNWVTCSWPPEYLDILDWQWNEVVIPYWKEEAKFAESHGINQIAFEMHPGFVVYNPETLLKLREHAGESIGANFDPSHLVWQGIDPVEAIKKLGRENAIFHFHAKDTYLDKANISVNGVLDTKHYSNILDRSWTFRSVGYGHDEKMWKDIVSTLRAVGYDYVLSIEHEDMLASTDEGLSKAISLLKGILFKEQMTEMWWA is encoded by the coding sequence ATGAAACTAGGTGTATTCACAGCTCTATATCAAAACTTACCTTTTGAAGAAATGCTTGATAAATTAAGCGCAATGGGCGTAGAAGCAGTTGAATTGGGAACAGGCAACTATCCGGGAAACAGTCATTGCAACCCTGATGAGTTATTGGAAAGCCCTGAAAAATTAAAATCTTTCAAACTTGCGCTTGAAAGCAGGGGATTAATGATCAGCGCTTTAAGCTGCCATGGCAATCCTCTTCATCCAGATAAAAGATTTGCGAAAGAGTCTCATGATGTTTGGAGAAAAACAGTCTTATTAGCTGAGCGATTAGAAATTCCTGTCATTAACGGTTTTTCCGGTTGCCCTGGTGACCATCCGAACGCAAAATATCCAAACTGGGTGACATGTTCGTGGCCTCCGGAGTATTTGGATATTCTAGATTGGCAGTGGAACGAAGTGGTGATTCCTTATTGGAAAGAAGAGGCTAAATTCGCAGAGTCTCACGGAATCAATCAAATTGCTTTCGAAATGCATCCCGGTTTTGTTGTCTACAATCCGGAGACATTACTGAAACTAAGAGAACATGCGGGAGAAAGCATTGGAGCAAATTTCGATCCGAGCCACCTTGTTTGGCAAGGAATTGATCCTGTAGAAGCAATTAAGAAGCTAGGGCGCGAAAATGCCATCTTCCATTTCCACGCAAAAGACACATATTTAGACAAAGCCAATATAAGTGTGAACGGCGTGTTAGATACGAAACACTACAGCAACATTTTAGACCGGTCTTGGACTTTCAGATCAGTCGGCTATGGCCATGACGAAAAAATGTGGAAAGATATTGTTAGCACACTTCGTGCAGTAGGTTATGATTATGTCCTTTCCATTGAACATGAAGACATGCTCGCTTCTACCGATGAGGGATTAAGTAAGGCGATCAGCTTACTGAAAGGAATTCTATTTAAAGAGCAAATGACTGAAATGTGGTGGGCATAG